Genomic window (Longimicrobium sp.):
TCGCGACCATGGTGGGGTAGCTCCGCAGATGGTCGACGACATCCTGCTGCCGATCGATTGGATCGCGCGCCGCGTCGGCGATGCGCCGCTGCTGCTCGCGGTGCCCGCAGGCGCGAGGCCGCCGCTACCAACTGTGCTCTGGTTCCACGGGCTGAGCGTGGACAAGGAGACGCACCGCAAGGAGCTGGAGAGGATCGCGGGGGCGGGGTTCCTGGCGGTGGGGGTGGACGCGGCCGGGCACGGCGAGCGGCGGCTTCCCGACCTGGATGCGCGTATCGAGGTGTCGCGCGAGGAGACGATCCGCTTCATGCTCGGGCTGGTGGAGGAGACGGCGCGCGAGGTGCCCGGGATCGTGCGGGCGCTGGTGGAGGAGGGCCTCGCGGACGCGGAGCGGGTGGCGCTGGTGGGGATCTCGATGGGCGGCTACGTCGTCTACCGCGCGCTGCTGGAGGAGACGCCGGTGCGGGCGGCGGTGGCGATCCTCGGCTCTCCGGAGTGGCCGCGGCCGGACAGCCCGCACCACCGGCTGGATGCGTTCCGCGGGGTGGCGCTCCTTTCGATCACGGCGGAGAACGACGAGAACGTGCCGCCCGGCCCCGCGCGCGAGCTTCACCGCAGGCTCGGCGAATCGGAGCGGGCGCGCTACGTCGAGCTGCCCGGCGCCGTGCACCTGATGGGCGAGTCGGACTGGGAGCGGACCATGGAGGAGATGCTCCGCTGGCTCGCGCTGCACATCGGGTAAGAGCCGCGAAACAGCGAACGCCGGCCGTGCGTCGCGACCATCGTGTCGCGCATCGCGCGGCCGGCGTTGCA
Coding sequences:
- a CDS encoding alpha/beta fold hydrolase → MVDDILLPIDWIARRVGDAPLLLAVPAGARPPLPTVLWFHGLSVDKETHRKELERIAGAGFLAVGVDAAGHGERRLPDLDARIEVSREETIRFMLGLVEETAREVPGIVRALVEEGLADAERVALVGISMGGYVVYRALLEETPVRAAVAILGSPEWPRPDSPHHRLDAFRGVALLSITAENDENVPPGPARELHRRLGESERARYVELPGAVHLMGESDWERTMEEMLRWLALHIG